Proteins encoded by one window of Pristiophorus japonicus isolate sPriJap1 chromosome 17, sPriJap1.hap1, whole genome shotgun sequence:
- the rasl12 gene encoding ras-like protein family member 12, translating into MSSMFGKVRASGAAADRDRAVQAPSPECNVGILGCAGSGKSALTVKFLTKRFISEYDPYLEDTYTTEEVVDHQSVLLKIMDTADQDKPMNSERYLHWANAFIVVYSIDNRKSFEGCLHYLNVISSHAKGLPHDYPIILVGNKLDMERYRQVSKSDGLSLASKYNCSFYEVSACLDFESVQHVFYELIREVRRETERHLPVRPLFISEDKPVLSIAHPPAFAHAVKHHPPTFGTQRLSTAAYKEIPTITSAKLVTVKSARAQSKRRTPTLTLLKGFKIF; encoded by the exons ATGTCCTCGATGTTTGGGAAAGTCCGGGCCAGCGGTGCTGCCGCGGATCGGGACAGGGCTGTGCAGGCGCCGAGTCCCGAATGCAACGTCGGGATCCTGGGCTGTGCTGGCTCGGGCAAATCGG CTTTGACTGTGAAGTTTCTCACCAAAAGATTCATAAGCGAGTATGATCCTTACCTGG AGGATACCTACACTACTGAAGAAGTCGTGGATCACCAGTCAGTCCTCTTAAAAATAATGGACACAGCCGATCAG GACAAACCAATGAACTCGGAACGTTACCTGCACTGGGCAAATGCATTCATTGTTGTCTACAGCATTGATAACAGGAAGAGCTTTGAAGGGTGCCTGCATTATCTCAATGTAATATCTAGTCATGCCAAAGGACTACCACATGACTATCCAATTATTTTGGTGGGGAATAAAttggacatggagagatacag ACAGGTAAGCAAGTCTGATGGACTGTCACTGGCATCCAAATATAACTGCTCATTTTATGAAGTGTCTGCCTGTTTGGACTTTGAGTCTGTGCAGCATGTGTTCTACGAATTGATTCGTGAGGTGAGGCGAGAGACGGAGCGTCACCTTCCGGTCAGGCCTCTCTTTATCTCCGAGGACAAGCCCGTGTTGAGTATTGCCCACCCACCTGCCTTTGCCCACGCCGTGAAACACCACCCACCCACATTTGGAACACAGCGACTATCCACTGCCGCCTACAAGGAAATTCCCACCATCACTTCAGCTAAGCTCGTCACGGTGAAGTCAGCAAGGGCTCAAAGCAAGCGGAGAACTCCCACACTAACCTTACTTAAAGGATTTAAAATATTCTAA